One segment of Nyctibius grandis isolate bNycGra1 chromosome 11, bNycGra1.pri, whole genome shotgun sequence DNA contains the following:
- the NACA gene encoding nascent polypeptide-associated complex subunit alpha isoform X1: protein MPGEATETVPATEQELPQPQAETAPAALPPAAPAPPGPAPAALRAAHSPPLTLSPGPAGPALPGELPGPPAPLSPTVVPAAAIPVFSVPPQLPALALQVPVTPSPPPAPQSPVGFAAPGSPGPAPVSPVSPGLPAPVAPAPAAVVVAPLAPAGSPGSPPAALAPPVEAAPSTAAQAPLPAPGAASAAPAPAQSPGAAPAALPPPPSLPLAAPTLLPAPPAPPEAAACPQSPGSPPLPAAAPLCPAMAPAAPVSPGSPASAPLASASASPQAPDPDSPLSPLAPPQCPALAGATSPLLAAPVALAPLSPPAPLVPAGPSPGSPAAAPQGPAPTAPVSPLVPVAPVAKTCPVGPAPVAPAVGDPVLPPGSPDPGAAPAAAAAPIAPALSKPPPGAAPSPPEPPAAAPGAAPAAATAALGKAAPASPVSLPAAPVPAAPLAPASSPPVTPAGAAPAAPPAAKAAPASPGTAPASPSAPALAAPPAPAAPSAAKSPPVSPVTAPTSPPAPAAPAMAAPSAPAAPPAATSPPASPVAAPSAPLAPVTPAGAAPAAPPAAKEAPASPSTAPASPPAPAAPAPAAPPAPAAPPAAKSPPVSPVTAPSAPPAPVTPAVAAPAAPPAAKSPPLSAVTAPTSPCAAAAPAPAAPPAPAAPPAAKSPPVSPVTAPTPVPAAPATAAPSAPAAPPAATSPPASPVAAPSAPSAPDSSPPVTPAGAAPAAPPAAKEAPASPGTAPASPSVPALAAPPAPAAPPAAKSPPVSPVTAPTSPPAPAAPAMAAPSAPAAPPAAKSPAVSPVTAPSAPSAPVTPSGAAPAAPPAAKEAPASPGTAPASPSAPAPSAPAAPPATKSPPVSPVTAPSAPSAPATPAGAAPATAAAKKPAKSSPAAAPPAPPAPAAPVPVASPAPAAPAAAKAPPKSPPAATPLAAKAAPESRPAPGTLAPGPAAPAPGVRGAPPGAIGR from the exons ATGCCCGGCGAAGCTACAGAAACCGTCCCGGCCACGGAGCAGGAGCTGCCGCAGCCGCAGGCGGAGACAG CTCCAGCCGCcctccctcccgcagcccctgctcctcccGGCCCAGCGCCAG ctgctctccGCGCTGCCCATTCCCCACCTCTGACTCTGTCTCCAGGCCCCGCAGGCCCGGCTCTCCCCGGGGAGCTGcccggccccccggccccccttTCCCCCACCGTGGTCCCAGCTGCGGCCATCCCCGTGTTCTctgtccccccccagctccctgccctggctctgcaggtCCCGGtcaccccttcccctcctccagctccgCAGTCCCCGGTGGGTTTTGCCGCCCCAGGATCTCCAGGGCCTGCCCCAGTTAGCCCAGTGTCTCCGGGACTCCCGGCCCCGGTGGCTCCTGCTCCTGCCGCAGTGGTGgtggcccccctggcccccgcCGGGAGCCCCGGCTCTCCCCCCGCAGCTCTCGCCCCTCCTGTGGAAGCTGCCCCCTCCACTGCGGCCCAGGCCCCTCTCCCTGCGCCCGGGGCAGCCtcggcagccccagctcctgcccagagccccggggcagccccggccgctcTCCCGCcgcccccttcccttcccctcgcCGCCCCCactctcctgcctgctccccctGCGCCTCCTGAGGCCGCAGCTTGTCCCCAGAGCCCGGGCTCTCCCCCTCTTCCCGCGGCAGCCCCTCTCTGTCCTGCCATGGCCCCGGCAGCACCGGTGTCCCCCggcagccctgcctctgccccgcTGGCTTCTGCGTCCGCCTCTCCCCAGGCCCCAGACCCTgactcccccctctcccccctcgcTCCTCCCCAGTGCCCGGCCCTGGCTGGTGCCACCTCTCCGCTCCTGGCTGCCCCGGTGGCCCTGGCCCCCTTGTCACCCCCTGCCCCGCTGGTGCCAGCTGGGCCGTCTCCTGggagtcctgctgctgccccacagGGCCCAGCGCCCACTGCTCCAGTCTCTCCACTGgttccagttgctcctgttgCCAAGACCTGTCCCGTGGGCCCTGCCCCAGTGGCCCCAGCTGTGGGAGACCCAGTCCTCCCTCCTGGGAGCCCAGACCCTGGGGCAGCGCCCGCCgctgcagcagctcccatcGCTCCTGCCCTCTCCAAACCCCCTCCGGGAGCTGCCCCGTCTCCCCCAGAGCCACCGGCAGCAGCTCCCGGTGCCGCACCAGCAGCGGCCACGGCAGCTTTGGGCAAAGCAGCCCCGGCGAGCCCCGTCTCCCTGCCGGCAGCCCCTGTGCCTGCTGCCCCCTTGGCCCCTGCCAGCTCCCCGCCTGTCACACCGGCGGGGGCAGCTCCAGCCGCCCCTCCTGCAGCCAAAGCGGCACCTGCGAGCCCCGGCACTGCCCCggcttctccctctgccccagctctTGCAGCCCCACCAGCTCCGGCTGCCCCTTCTGCAGCCAAATCACCCCCCGTGAGCCCCGTCACTGCCCCGacttctccccctgcccctgctgcaCCAGCCATGGCAGCTCCTTCAGCGCCGGCTgcccctcctgcagccacaTCACCTCCTGCGAGCCCCGTCGCTGCTCCATCTGCCCCCTTGGCCCCTGTCACACCGGCGGGGGCAGCTCCAGCCGCCCCTCCTGCAGCCAAAGAGGCACCTGCgagccccagcactgccccggcttctccccctgcccctgctgccccagctcctgcagccccaccaGCTCCGGCTGCCCCTCCTGCAGCCAAGTCACCCCCTGTGAGCCCTGTCACTGCCCCAtctgccccccctgcccctgtcACACCGGCAGTGGCAGCTCCAGCCGCCCCTCCTGCGGCCAAATCACCACCTTTGAGCGCTGTCACTGCCCCGActtctccctgtgctgctgctgccccagctcctgcagccccaccaGCGCCAGCTGCCCCCCCTGCAGCCAAATCACCCCCTGTGAGCCCCGTCACTGCCCCAactcctgtccctgctgcacCGGCCACGGCAGCTCCTTCAGCGCCGGCTgcccctcctgcagccacaTCACCGCCTGCGAGCCCCGTCGCTGCTCCATCTGCCCCCTCTGCCCCTGACAGCTCCCCGCCTGTCACACCGGCGGGGGCAGCTCCAGCCGCCCCTCCTGCGGCCAAAGAGGCACCTGCGAGCCCCGGCACTGCCCCGGCTTCTCCCTCTGTCCCAGCTCTTGCAGCCCCACCAGCTCCGGCTGCCCCTCCTGCAGCCAAATCACCCCCCGTGAGCCCTGTCACTGCCCCAacttctccccctgcccctgctgcaCCAGCCATGGCAGCTCCTTCAGCTCCGGCTGCCCCTCCTGCAGCCAAGTCACCTGCTGTGAGCCCTGTCACTGCCCCATCTGCCCCCTCTGCCCCTGTCACACCGTCGGGGGCAGCTCCAGCCGCCCCTCCTGCGGCCAAAGAGGCACCTGCGAGCCCCGGCACTGCCCCggcttctccctctgccccagctccttcagcgcCGGCTGCCCCTCCTGCAACCAAATCACCCCCTGTGAGCCCCGTCACTGCCCCATCtgccccctctgcccctgccaCACCGGCGGGGGCAGCTCCAGCCACCGCTGCAGCCAAAAAGCCTGCCAAGAGCAGCCCTGCCGCTGCCCCGCCGGCTCCCCCGGCCCCTGCCGCTCCTGTGCCGGTGGCTTCCCCGGCTCCAgctgcccctgctgctgccaaggCACCTCCCAAGAGCCCTCCCGCAGCCACCCCCCTGGCAGCCAAAGCGGCTCCCGAGAGCCGCCCAGCACCCGGCACGCTGGCTCCAGgcccagctgccccagccccgggggttCGTGGTGCCCCCCCCGGCGCCATCGGCCGGTAG
- the NACA gene encoding nascent polypeptide-associated complex subunit alpha isoform X2, which yields MPGEATETVPATEQELPQPQAETAALRAAHSPPLTLSPGPAGPALPGELPGPPAPLSPTVVPAAAIPVFSVPPQLPALALQVPVTPSPPPAPQSPVGFAAPGSPGPAPVSPVSPGLPAPVAPAPAAVVVAPLAPAGSPGSPPAALAPPVEAAPSTAAQAPLPAPGAASAAPAPAQSPGAAPAALPPPPSLPLAAPTLLPAPPAPPEAAACPQSPGSPPLPAAAPLCPAMAPAAPVSPGSPASAPLASASASPQAPDPDSPLSPLAPPQCPALAGATSPLLAAPVALAPLSPPAPLVPAGPSPGSPAAAPQGPAPTAPVSPLVPVAPVAKTCPVGPAPVAPAVGDPVLPPGSPDPGAAPAAAAAPIAPALSKPPPGAAPSPPEPPAAAPGAAPAAATAALGKAAPASPVSLPAAPVPAAPLAPASSPPVTPAGAAPAAPPAAKAAPASPGTAPASPSAPALAAPPAPAAPSAAKSPPVSPVTAPTSPPAPAAPAMAAPSAPAAPPAATSPPASPVAAPSAPLAPVTPAGAAPAAPPAAKEAPASPSTAPASPPAPAAPAPAAPPAPAAPPAAKSPPVSPVTAPSAPPAPVTPAVAAPAAPPAAKSPPLSAVTAPTSPCAAAAPAPAAPPAPAAPPAAKSPPVSPVTAPTPVPAAPATAAPSAPAAPPAATSPPASPVAAPSAPSAPDSSPPVTPAGAAPAAPPAAKEAPASPGTAPASPSVPALAAPPAPAAPPAAKSPPVSPVTAPTSPPAPAAPAMAAPSAPAAPPAAKSPAVSPVTAPSAPSAPVTPSGAAPAAPPAAKEAPASPGTAPASPSAPAPSAPAAPPATKSPPVSPVTAPSAPSAPATPAGAAPATAAAKKPAKSSPAAAPPAPPAPAAPVPVASPAPAAPAAAKAPPKSPPAATPLAAKAAPESRPAPGTLAPGPAAPAPGVRGAPPGAIGR from the exons ATGCCCGGCGAAGCTACAGAAACCGTCCCGGCCACGGAGCAGGAGCTGCCGCAGCCGCAGGCGGAGACAG ctgctctccGCGCTGCCCATTCCCCACCTCTGACTCTGTCTCCAGGCCCCGCAGGCCCGGCTCTCCCCGGGGAGCTGcccggccccccggccccccttTCCCCCACCGTGGTCCCAGCTGCGGCCATCCCCGTGTTCTctgtccccccccagctccctgccctggctctgcaggtCCCGGtcaccccttcccctcctccagctccgCAGTCCCCGGTGGGTTTTGCCGCCCCAGGATCTCCAGGGCCTGCCCCAGTTAGCCCAGTGTCTCCGGGACTCCCGGCCCCGGTGGCTCCTGCTCCTGCCGCAGTGGTGgtggcccccctggcccccgcCGGGAGCCCCGGCTCTCCCCCCGCAGCTCTCGCCCCTCCTGTGGAAGCTGCCCCCTCCACTGCGGCCCAGGCCCCTCTCCCTGCGCCCGGGGCAGCCtcggcagccccagctcctgcccagagccccggggcagccccggccgctcTCCCGCcgcccccttcccttcccctcgcCGCCCCCactctcctgcctgctccccctGCGCCTCCTGAGGCCGCAGCTTGTCCCCAGAGCCCGGGCTCTCCCCCTCTTCCCGCGGCAGCCCCTCTCTGTCCTGCCATGGCCCCGGCAGCACCGGTGTCCCCCggcagccctgcctctgccccgcTGGCTTCTGCGTCCGCCTCTCCCCAGGCCCCAGACCCTgactcccccctctcccccctcgcTCCTCCCCAGTGCCCGGCCCTGGCTGGTGCCACCTCTCCGCTCCTGGCTGCCCCGGTGGCCCTGGCCCCCTTGTCACCCCCTGCCCCGCTGGTGCCAGCTGGGCCGTCTCCTGggagtcctgctgctgccccacagGGCCCAGCGCCCACTGCTCCAGTCTCTCCACTGgttccagttgctcctgttgCCAAGACCTGTCCCGTGGGCCCTGCCCCAGTGGCCCCAGCTGTGGGAGACCCAGTCCTCCCTCCTGGGAGCCCAGACCCTGGGGCAGCGCCCGCCgctgcagcagctcccatcGCTCCTGCCCTCTCCAAACCCCCTCCGGGAGCTGCCCCGTCTCCCCCAGAGCCACCGGCAGCAGCTCCCGGTGCCGCACCAGCAGCGGCCACGGCAGCTTTGGGCAAAGCAGCCCCGGCGAGCCCCGTCTCCCTGCCGGCAGCCCCTGTGCCTGCTGCCCCCTTGGCCCCTGCCAGCTCCCCGCCTGTCACACCGGCGGGGGCAGCTCCAGCCGCCCCTCCTGCAGCCAAAGCGGCACCTGCGAGCCCCGGCACTGCCCCggcttctccctctgccccagctctTGCAGCCCCACCAGCTCCGGCTGCCCCTTCTGCAGCCAAATCACCCCCCGTGAGCCCCGTCACTGCCCCGacttctccccctgcccctgctgcaCCAGCCATGGCAGCTCCTTCAGCGCCGGCTgcccctcctgcagccacaTCACCTCCTGCGAGCCCCGTCGCTGCTCCATCTGCCCCCTTGGCCCCTGTCACACCGGCGGGGGCAGCTCCAGCCGCCCCTCCTGCAGCCAAAGAGGCACCTGCgagccccagcactgccccggcttctccccctgcccctgctgccccagctcctgcagccccaccaGCTCCGGCTGCCCCTCCTGCAGCCAAGTCACCCCCTGTGAGCCCTGTCACTGCCCCAtctgccccccctgcccctgtcACACCGGCAGTGGCAGCTCCAGCCGCCCCTCCTGCGGCCAAATCACCACCTTTGAGCGCTGTCACTGCCCCGActtctccctgtgctgctgctgccccagctcctgcagccccaccaGCGCCAGCTGCCCCCCCTGCAGCCAAATCACCCCCTGTGAGCCCCGTCACTGCCCCAactcctgtccctgctgcacCGGCCACGGCAGCTCCTTCAGCGCCGGCTgcccctcctgcagccacaTCACCGCCTGCGAGCCCCGTCGCTGCTCCATCTGCCCCCTCTGCCCCTGACAGCTCCCCGCCTGTCACACCGGCGGGGGCAGCTCCAGCCGCCCCTCCTGCGGCCAAAGAGGCACCTGCGAGCCCCGGCACTGCCCCGGCTTCTCCCTCTGTCCCAGCTCTTGCAGCCCCACCAGCTCCGGCTGCCCCTCCTGCAGCCAAATCACCCCCCGTGAGCCCTGTCACTGCCCCAacttctccccctgcccctgctgcaCCAGCCATGGCAGCTCCTTCAGCTCCGGCTGCCCCTCCTGCAGCCAAGTCACCTGCTGTGAGCCCTGTCACTGCCCCATCTGCCCCCTCTGCCCCTGTCACACCGTCGGGGGCAGCTCCAGCCGCCCCTCCTGCGGCCAAAGAGGCACCTGCGAGCCCCGGCACTGCCCCggcttctccctctgccccagctccttcagcgcCGGCTGCCCCTCCTGCAACCAAATCACCCCCTGTGAGCCCCGTCACTGCCCCATCtgccccctctgcccctgccaCACCGGCGGGGGCAGCTCCAGCCACCGCTGCAGCCAAAAAGCCTGCCAAGAGCAGCCCTGCCGCTGCCCCGCCGGCTCCCCCGGCCCCTGCCGCTCCTGTGCCGGTGGCTTCCCCGGCTCCAgctgcccctgctgctgccaaggCACCTCCCAAGAGCCCTCCCGCAGCCACCCCCCTGGCAGCCAAAGCGGCTCCCGAGAGCCGCCCAGCACCCGGCACGCTGGCTCCAGgcccagctgccccagccccgggggttCGTGGTGCCCCCCCCGGCGCCATCGGCCGGTAG
- the NACA gene encoding nascent polypeptide-associated complex subunit alpha isoform X3, giving the protein MPGEATETVPATEQELPQPQAETGSGTESDSDESVPELEEQDSTQATTQQAQLAAAAEIDEEPVSKAKQSRSEKKARKAMSKLGLRQVTGVTRVTIRKSKNILFVITKPDVYKSPASDTYIVFGEAKIEDLSQQAQLAAAEKFKVQGEAVSNIQENTQTPTVQEESEEEEVDETGVEVKDIELVMSQANVSRAKAVRALKNNSNDIVNAIMELTM; this is encoded by the exons ATGCCCGGCGAAGCTACAGAAACCGTCCCGGCCACGGAGCAGGAGCTGCCGCAGCCGCAGGCGGAGACAG GGTCCGGAACAGAGTCTGACAGCGATGAATCCGTACCAGAGCTCGAAGAGCAAGACTCCACACAGGCCACGACACAGCAGGCACAG CtcgcagcagcagctgagataGATGAGGAACCCGttagcaaagcaaaacagagccGGAGTGAAAAGAAAGCACGGAAG GCAATGTCTAAGCTGGGCCTTCGCCAGGTGACGGGAGTAACCAGAGTCACCATCCGGAAATCTAAGAACATCCTCTTTGTCATCACAAAGCCAGACGTGTACAAGAGCCCCGCGTCAGACACCTACATAGTGTTCGGCGAAGCGAAG atCGAAGACCTGTCCCAGCAGGCCCAGCTGGCCGCTGCCGAAAAGTTCAAAGTGCAAGGAGAAGCCGTGTCAAACATCCAGGAAAACACACAGACGCCCACCGTGCAGGAGGAGAGCGAGGAAGAGGAG GTTGACGAAACCGGCGTCGAGGTGAAAGACATTGAGCTGGTGATGTCGCAGGCGAACGTGTCGCGAGCGAAGGCGGTCCGTGCCCTGAAGAACAACAGTAACGACATTGTAAATGCGATAATG GAGTTGACGATGTAG
- the PTGES3 gene encoding prostaglandin E synthase 3 — protein sequence MQPASAKWYDRRDYVFIEFCVEDSKDVNVNFEKSKLTFSCLGGSDNFKHLNEIDLFNNIDPNESKHKRTDRSILCCLRKGESGQAWPRLTKERAKLNWLSVDFNNWKDWEDDSDEDMSNFDRFSEMMNNMGGDDDVDLPEVDGADDDSPDSDDEKMPDLE from the exons AT GCAGCCTGCTTCTGCGAAGTGGTACGACCGAAGGGACTACGTCTTTATTGAATTTTGCGTTGAAGACAGTAAAGATGTTAatgtaaattttgaaaaatccaAACTTACGTTCAG tTGTCTTGGAGGAAGTGATAACTTTAAACATTTAAACGAAATTGACCTTTTTAATAATATTGATCCAAAT gagtCAAAGCATAAAAGAACAGACAGATCTATCTTGTGTTGTTTACGAAAAGGAGAATCTGGTCAGGCGTGGCCGAGGTTAACAAAAGAGAGGGCGAAG CTGAACTGGCTCAGTGTGGACTTCAACAACTGGAAAGACTGGGAAGATGACTCAGATGAAGACATGTCCAATTTCGATCGCTTTTCTGAG ATGATGAACAACATGGGTGGAGACGATGACGTAGACTTGCCAGAAGTAGATGGGGCAGATGAT gACTCACCAGACAGCGATGATGAGA aAATGCCGGATCTGGAGTAA